The Apium graveolens cultivar Ventura chromosome 10, ASM990537v1, whole genome shotgun sequence nucleotide sequence ATTGGGTATCAATTGAGTTGATTTCTTAAATACTAGCTATACATATAATAACATAATTAATAATGTGATAGTGGTGGAAAATGGCACGTTAAAAACTCTTTCTCTGCAAGTTGCGTGTTCAATCCAAGCACTTGtaatatcaataattatataaattttcagatttcgggttcgggttcgggtttcggGTTCGGGTTTCGGGTTCGGTTATGTATAtccaattttaaaaaaattcgggtttcgggtatacccgaatctgatccgaaatccgatggatcgggttcgggtatggataaaattttcggatttggatatggattctgcaaAATCCGATCCGACCCAATTGCCATCCCTATATAAAATTTATGTGGGGAAGATTCGATTCAAGTTATATTTCTAGTTTTTAGAATAATATTGGTTTTTATTCGATCAtctccatatatatatatatatatattttgtgcCACGTGACAATGACTTTTGCTTGACTGCTATAAAAAGCTGGGCATGCAAAAATATACACGTTGACCTGATTAATTCTTGTATATCAATATACATTTATTATCTTCTGGTGTGAAGTATCTTTCAGCAATTTGACATTTCAATGGAGGTTTTGCATACTTATACAAGTGTGCAATGTAATATTTGGATTAATGATAAATTTGAGGAGAAACatgatacactttaaaatttcCAATCACCATTTTATACTTGTTCTCATCTTCTTTTTACTTCCATCCACCCTCACAACAGAATCTACAAGACAAGGTGAAGCTCTATTGAAGTGGAAGAGTAGCCTAGCTTCGAGTTCGTTACTCAGTTCTTGGTCACTTGCAAATCTCACTAATCTTTGTAACTGGACTGGTATTATTTGTAACTCTGCAGGTTCAGTCTCCGAGATTAACCTTTCGAGGAAACAACTCAAGGGAACACTTGCCAAGTTCGGTTTCACTACTTTTCCAGATCTCAACCAGTTCATTATCAATAATAACAACCTCACGGGTCCAATACCGCCAGATATTGGAAAGTTGACAGAGCTTCAATATGTAGATTTTAGCTTCAATCATCTCAATGGTTCTATTCCATACCAGGTGAGTCATCTTCAGAGGTTGCGCACCCTAGATCTCTCAGCTAATCTCTTGGAAGTTCTAAACTGGTCCGATTTTCGCCCCATGCCATTTTTTACTAGACTTTATCTCGGTGCCAATAATATTGCGTCGAAATTACCAGAATTCATATCCAATAGTCATAACCTAACTTATCTTGATCTTTCATCGAACTCGATAACAGGTGATCTGGTGAATGAATCAGTTTTGAAATATCTGCACAACCTTGAACACCTCAACTTAGGTAACAATTCTTTAAAGGGCCCGTTTCCACCAGATATATTCAAGCTCTCCAAATTAAGATTTCTTCTCCTATCATATAATAGATTTACAGGTTCTATTCCAGATAATATAGGGAGGCTTCGTGATCTTGAAGAACTTCATTTGACTAATAACTCTTTTAAAGGTTCTATTCCTTCTGGTCTGGGGCTCTTGACCAAGCTCAAGTTCTTAGAACTTAATTTCAATCATCTTAGCGGCAAAATTCCTTCTGAGCTTGGGCTTTTAACTAAGCTCACCTCGTTAAATCTTGAATCGAATAATCTCAGTGGAAATATTCCACGGGATATTGGAAACCTGAAGCTACTGACTTCTCTTGGTCTTGGCTATAATCAATTGAGTGGACCGCTTCCAAACACCGTCTCAAATCTCAGTAATCTAATTGTTATACACCTGCATGATAATAGGCTATCTGGAAATATTCCGAGTGACTTTTGGGAGAACTCTGTATCCTTAGTTGCCATTGATTTTTCGAACAACAATTTTACAGGAAACATTCCAAGGAAATTTAATGTTCACCCGAATCTTGATCACATCGACTTAAGTGGTAACACATTTACAGGTCATTTTTTCTCCTTTATCTTTTATCCGCTTAGCATGTAACTTCAGCTTAACGACTATAATTTGATTACATAATATTTACCTAAGACGTGAGTTTTACCAGGTGAGGTTCCCCCAACGATTTGCAAGGCCACATCCCTAAGGATTCTTCATTTGTCAGATAATAGATTAAGCAAAACACTTCCAAGTTGCTTGGCAAGTCTTGCTGACAATCTGATTTCCTTGAATCTtggttataatcaatttcaaggAACGATACCAACAACATTCAGCAAAAACTGTCAACTGTCCTTTGTAAACATGCATAACAATCACTTTGAAGGACCATTGCCCCAAGCTTTCGCAAACTGTAAGCAGTTGACAATTCTTGATGTAGGAAATAACAAAATAAGTGGGACATTTCCGTCATGGCTAATTACTCTTGGACAGCTAGAAGTACTCGTCATGCGATCAAACAGGCTTCATGGTATGGTAAATGGAAGAGCTACGGCTCATCCATTCCCCAAGTTACGAATTGTGGATCTCTCCAACAACCAGTTCACCGGCCATTTGCCAATACCATATTTTCATAATATTAAACCAAATGATCAGCCGTACAGTTACTATCCTCTAGTGAGTCCCTATTATCCACCACCTGTCTCAATAAATGTGAAAGGGAGAAAGTACGAAGTGAATAAAATTCTTCATCTTTATACAGCCATTGATTTGTCGTCCAACAAATTTCAAGGAGAAATTCCAAAGGTCACTGGAGAGCTTAAATCGCTTGCATTGCTCAATCTATCTCATAATAGTCTTAGAGGACCTATCCCGTCACTTCTGGGAAATATGGAAGCGCTCCAGTCTTTAGATTTATCTTCAAATCAGTTGACAGGTGGTATTCCTAAACAGCTTACTAGTTTGACATTTCTGCAAGTATTAAATCTCTCCGATAACTATCTTACGGGGGAAATTCCTCAAAAAGGACAATTTGGCACTTTCAGTAATGATTCTTACCTAGGCAACTCGGACTTGTGTGGATCTCCTTCGACAAAGAAATGTATACACTCAGTGTCACCGCCAGGAGTCAAAAATGATCATCATGACGGTGAAGATAATGAATTCCACTGGGAAGTGATCGTGATGGGATTTGGAACCGGATTGATATGCGGATTTTCTGCAGGATACATTGTTTTTACAATCGAAAGACCTTGGTGGTTTGTGAGATACATCCGAGGACTGCAGCAGAAGTTGATGAGAAGATTCAAGAAGAAAAATATCCGATCAACTCGAACACATTGAATACCAAGTTATCTTGAGATGACATGTTCTGTTACATTAAGATAATATGTTAAATTTGTGGTGTCATAAAGAATTTGCCAGTTTATTATgtgtgaatacaatctgcgattaatacatataaatcaaataagtgtctgcgtgagtaaacgaaatcaaacagagaaagaaaGGATATAACCAAAgggagatcctcgagtccagttgaaactgtaaccttaaagctatttcgcctctcaccgtatgtgctggtcgatagcctcccaggataaaacaaaatactagtataatcgatatATCGAATATACTCTCGGCGAACTTGAactaagcccgagaactatcaccggaatattggaaaaatttaagactaaagagaccgagaatgaaagagatgactcttatttccttgacttaataaaactgatgccctaagactctatttataaagagaggcttgaaaggacttgtttttcttttcgatgtggtacatggtatttataagaaaaactaaggaatatgTTTGTGCTACTTTcaatgtggtacaaaaccacttttcatattaaaaggtaaaactttgtaacatcagttctcattcaccttttactcattttgagcatGTAAATATGCGTTGAAATCCgctcgaagaggagaatacgttccaataaatacacaccactaacacataatgtgtctcactcatatagagtctcaaaatgattcacaacttagtctaaaatactaagtttgtccaacaatcccccacaaatgagattgatggtccagtagcacgcaccacatagacagacagacgcggagcttgacttggtgatagttccggcggtcagatatagcatacgataggtagagaatgctccttgaaccttcgctcaaataagtatatcgactttactggtaaacagtatgacgcgatgtccttgaactgttcgaccgtttgtgtaaacgatgacatactcatcactatatctttcctgactcattcagttctcatgattatgtccattttggccatggaacatcgtcctggttctgcaggagtttctaaagaattgtgcctcgcaattctcctttgaagcggccccacttctctcccacataggtgatctttatcttatagagtaacccgcgtttactcaactgaattccatgtgtacactcctgaactccatgtattcatcaaagatcattaaaagctcaaagcttaacctcgtaccttacggaTCTCACtatttcctcatcataggaacaggccaggggttaccccataataatttggtcatcatgatttagttttcccattgaaccaagttcttgggatctccagtcagcaatggttgggtgtccaccatgatgccattaagcaataggcttaaggcccatccctctcgatgatatctcaaccacttctcttgataaccctttggttagtggatccgcgatattatcttttgacggtatataatcaatagtgataattccggttgagatcaattgtctaatggaactgtgtcgtcgtcgtatatgacgagactttccattatacatcgtgctctgtgctctgccaatagcggattgactatcacagtgaatccctattgcagttacaggctttggccatcttggaataccctccagaaactgacgtagatatgcagcctcttcggcgcatttatctagtgccacaatctcagcttccatcgtggaatgagttatcaccgtttattttgaggatttccatgatattgccgctccagctaatgtaaacacatatccactcgtagacttaagtgttttcttgctagatatcccGTTTGtgtcagtatatccttctaatactgctgggtatcctccatagtgcagtccatagtctcgagttcccctcaagtaccttagtacccttatgatcgctttccagtgatcagctcctggattactcgtaaacctactcaacttgctaattgagtatgcaatgtctggtcttatacagctcatgaggtacatcagactaccaattatcctcgagtattccaattgggaaacagctacacctttgttcttggataggtgcaaagtcatatccacaggtgtcctagctttctcaaagtcatccttaagaaacttctcaaggatcttgtcaacataatgtggttgacttaatgcgagaccctctgatgttctaaaaatttgaattcccagaattacatttgctagtcccatgtctttcatgtcgaatcttgatttcaacatatccttggtagatttgatcactttatcattgcttccgacaataagtagatcatctacatatagtgtcatcatgacatagccactctcattatccttgtaataggcacaactATCACATTCATTAATTTTGAAGCCATTTgccagcacgacctcatcaaatttttcatgccatttcataggcgcttacttcaaaccatacaatgatttcaccaatctacagacttttctttcttgtcctgggacaacaaacccttcgggttgttccatatagatttcctcatctatgtctccatttaggaaagctgttttcacatccatttgatgtacagttagattacgcattgcagcaatagcaaacatcatcattatggacgttattctcgttacaggagagtatgtatcaaagtaatcaaggcctttttgttgcttgtatcctttaattacaagtctggTCTTATACTTttcaatagtgccatcagttttcaacttcttcttgaaaacccacttgctacctaatggtttgcaaccagtaggcaagtccactaattcccaagtatgattctgcataattgaatcaacttcattcttgatggcc carries:
- the LOC141689033 gene encoding uncharacterized protein LOC141689033 — protein: MINLRRNMIHFKISNHHFILVLIFFLLPSTLTTESTRQGEALLKWKSSLASSSLLSSWSLANLTNLCNWTGIICNSAGSVSEINLSRKQLKGTLAKFGFTTFPDLNQFIINNNNLTGPIPPDIGKLTELQYVDFSFNHLNGSIPYQVSHLQRLRTLDLSANLLEVLNWSDFRPMPFFTRLYLGANNIASKLPEFISNSHNLTYLDLSSNSITGDLVNESVLKYLHNLEHLNLGNNSLKGPFPPDIFKLSKLRFLLLSYNRFTGSIPDNIGRLRDLEELHLTNNSFKGSIPSGLGLLTKLKFLELNFNHLSGKIPSELGLLTKLTSLNLESNNLSGNIPRDIGNLKLLTSLGLGYNQLSGPLPNTVSNLSNLIVIHLHDNRLSGNIPSDFWENSVSLVAIDFSNNNFTGNIPRKFNVHPNLDHIDLSGNTFTGEVPPTICKATSLRILHLSDNRLSKTLPSCLASLADNLISLNLGYNQFQGTIPTTFSKNCQLSFVNMHNNHFEGPLPQAFANCKQLTILDVGNNKISGTFPSWLITLGQLEVLVMRSNRLHGMVNGRATAHPFPKLRIVDLSNNQFTGHLPIPYFHNIKPNDQPYSYYPLVSPYYPPPVSINVKGRKYEVNKILHLYTAIDLSSNKFQGEIPKVTGELKSLALLNLSHNSLRGPIPSLLGNMEALQSLDLSSNQLTGGIPKQLTSLTFLQVLNLSDNYLTGEIPQKGQFGTFSNDSYLGNSDLCGSPSTKKCIHSVSPPGVKNDHHDGEDNEFHWEVIVMGFGTGLICGFSAGYIVFTIERPWWFVRYIRGLQQKLMRRFKKKNIRSTRTH